A stretch of Methanosphaera cuniculi DNA encodes these proteins:
- a CDS encoding flavodoxin family protein, which produces MKILGINTSPRPESNSKIALKTALDEAEAKGANVKIIDTNKMKIAPCHGDNACKTNGGKCVIDDEMQDIYDAINEADGVILATPIYWADVSAQLKLIIDRMYAYYMMPSADQLKGKKIGIITSQGAPGEETFVDARVTALKCFQSLGFEIVADEGFTENNEPGAIKDKPDDLKRAKAMGDKIVE; this is translated from the coding sequence ATGAAAATTTTAGGAATTAACACAAGTCCACGTCCAGAAAGTAATTCAAAAATAGCATTAAAAACAGCACTTGATGAAGCAGAAGCTAAAGGTGCAAATGTAAAAATTATAGACACAAACAAAATGAAAATCGCACCATGTCATGGAGACAATGCATGTAAAACTAATGGTGGAAAATGTGTAATAGATGATGAAATGCAAGATATCTATGATGCAATTAATGAAGCAGATGGAGTAATACTAGCAACACCTATCTACTGGGCAGATGTATCAGCACAACTTAAACTTATAATTGATAGAATGTATGCATACTACATGATGCCATCAGCAGATCAACTTAAAGGTAAAAAAATAGGAATTATAACATCACAAGGAGCACCTGGAGAAGAAACATTTGTAGATGCACGCGTTACAGCACTTAAATGTTTCCAATCATTAGGATTTGAAATTGTAGCTGATGAAGGATTCACAGAAAATAATGAACCAGGAGCAATTAAAGATAAACCTGATGATCTTAAACGTGCAAAAGCAATGGGAGATAAAATAGTAGAATAA
- the purF gene encoding amidophosphoribosyltransferase has product MKVQNDLQDKCGVIGVYSYDDSVDVASWILSGLHTIQHRGQESAGISVIKDGRTNTHVGMGLVSDVFDEDLINLLNGNIGIGHVRYSTTGDSSHENCSPFVEEAEDINISIAHNGDIVNSFKLREELIEDGFKFKSNTDSEVICHLLIKEYQKSHDTVDAIKKTCDRLIGSYSLVIMINGILYAVRDPLGMKPLSLGGNDDFLVIASETVAFDSLNVDYIRSIKPGEILQIDGRDVESFFLKKYDHTANCMFEYLYFARPDSMIYDKSVYEVRLNVGKKLAEEYPIDADVVIAVPDSSIPATLAYSRATGIPYAEGLIKNRYVGRTFIMPTQQDRDIAVRLKMNTVDSIIKDKKVVVIDDSVVRGTTSKTIIKMLREAGAKEVHLLVGCPEIISPCYYGIAMATKEELLAVGRTNEEIRDEIGVDSIGYISIDGLVDAIGTPYEDLCLGCITGDYPTVIPEEIEDELN; this is encoded by the coding sequence ATGAAAGTGCAAAATGATTTGCAAGATAAATGTGGAGTTATAGGAGTATATTCTTATGATGACTCTGTGGATGTAGCATCATGGATTCTATCAGGACTACATACAATTCAACATAGAGGACAAGAATCAGCAGGAATTAGTGTAATAAAAGATGGAAGAACAAATACTCATGTAGGAATGGGACTAGTTTCTGATGTTTTTGATGAAGATCTTATAAACTTATTAAATGGAAATATTGGTATTGGACATGTTCGTTATTCAACAACTGGAGATTCAAGCCATGAAAACTGCTCACCTTTTGTAGAAGAAGCTGAGGATATAAACATATCAATAGCACATAATGGGGATATTGTAAACTCATTCAAACTACGTGAAGAACTAATTGAAGATGGTTTTAAATTCAAATCAAATACAGATTCTGAAGTTATATGTCACCTTCTAATAAAAGAGTACCAAAAATCACATGATACAGTGGATGCAATTAAAAAAACATGTGATAGACTAATAGGTTCATATTCACTTGTAATAATGATTAATGGAATACTTTATGCTGTACGTGATCCATTAGGTATGAAGCCATTATCTCTTGGTGGAAATGATGATTTTTTAGTTATTGCATCAGAAACTGTGGCATTTGATTCATTAAATGTTGATTATATCCGTTCAATAAAACCTGGTGAAATACTACAAATTGATGGACGGGATGTTGAAAGCTTCTTCCTTAAAAAATATGATCATACAGCAAATTGTATGTTTGAATACCTCTATTTTGCAAGACCTGATAGTATGATATATGATAAAAGTGTATATGAAGTACGCTTGAATGTAGGTAAGAAATTAGCTGAAGAATATCCGATAGATGCAGATGTAGTAATAGCAGTACCGGATTCATCAATACCAGCAACACTTGCATATTCACGTGCTACAGGAATTCCATATGCTGAAGGATTAATTAAAAATCGTTATGTTGGACGAACATTTATCATGCCAACACAACAAGATCGGGATATTGCTGTAAGACTTAAAATGAATACAGTAGATTCAATAATAAAAGATAAAAAAGTAGTTGTAATAGATGATAGTGTAGTACGAGGTACAACATCAAAAACTATTATTAAAATGCTACGTGAAGCAGGAGCAAAAGAAGTACACTTACTTGTTGGATGTCCTGAAATAATTTCACCATGCTATTATGGAATAGCTATGGCAACAAAAGAAGAACTTCTTGCTGTAGGAAGAACAAATGAGGAAATCAGGGATGAAATAGGTGTAGATTCAATAGGCTATATTAGTATTGATGGTCTTGTTGATGCAATAGGAACACCATATGAGGATCTTTGTCTTGGATGTATTACAGGAGATTATCCAACAGTAATACCTGAAGAAATTGAAGATGAACTAAATTAA